TTATTTTTGTTTTTCCAATTCGAATAACATGCTTAAAGTTTTTGATATTAAAATAAATTATATCTAAGATAGCACTTTCTGATATAAATAATTTTCCAAAATAACTAAATGGAGGCCGAACAACTGTTCGTTCTCCTATTTTTCTATTAACATATCGTTTTCGATAAAATATCTCTAATGACTCTACTAAGTTTATAGGAAACTTTCTCTGTATTTCAATTCCTGGTAGGGGTATGATATGAGTTCCCTCTCTAGATCTACTTGCCCTAGCTAGTTGTATTTCCTTTTCACTGGACACCTCTTCTATATTAAATACTTTACTTAAAGGTGGTAGTTCCAGGGTTTGAATTATTTTTTCTATCATTTCTATTGATGTACCCAAAACCATTATTTTTTTAGGTTTTTCTATTTTAATTATTTCTTTAACAGCTTGAGCGTGTTCTTTATCAAAAAAGATAGCTCTTCTAATTGCTTGGATCTTATTCAATTCTTTTTTCGCTGATAGACCTGCTAAAATTTTATCCTTTTTAATTAGAAGACCATCATCAATAATATATTCAATATTTTCCTGGTGAGCAATCAAGAGAGCTTTATGGCTCTTGCCAGTTCCACTTTCCCCTATTAGTGCAAATACTTTCATTCTTTTTTAATATACCTCAACTTTAATTTAGGTTAGGGGATAGTAATCCCCTAACCTAAATTGTTTCGCGCTATTTTTTTGTTCTCACCCAACCTCTTCCCTCAACAGCCTGGGCAACTCTTTTAATAGCAATAACATAAGCCGCATCTCTGTGATATAATTTTTCCTTTTCAGCTAAATCTATAACTCCATTAAAGGCTGAGGTCATAATGTGATTCAATTTTTCAAAAATTTCTTCTTTTGGCCAGTAATAATTCATATTATTCTGCACCTGCTCAAAATAGGAGACAGTTACTCCACCGGCATTACAAAGAAAATCTGGAATTAGAAAAACACCTTTCTCTTTTATGATTTTATCTGCTTCGGGAGTAGTT
The nucleotide sequence above comes from Atribacterota bacterium. Encoded proteins:
- a CDS encoding Asp23/Gls24 family envelope stress response protein; amino-acid sequence: MKVFALIGESGTGKSHKALLIAHQENIEYIIDDGLLIKKDKILAGLSAKKELNKIQAIRRAIFFDKEHAQAVKEIIKIEKPKKIMVLGTSIEMIEKIIQTLELPPLSKVFNIEEVSSEKEIQLARASRSREGTHIIPLPGIEIQRKFPINLVESLEIFYRKRYVNRKIGERTVVRPPFSYFGKLFISESAILDIIYFNIKNFKHVIRIGKTKININDEGILIQINLTLKYGKNIPDMVRIIQENLKKELDYITGINIKKIDVLVENLILEKNKITYNMS